In one Sphingobacterium daejeonense genomic region, the following are encoded:
- a CDS encoding sulfatase-like hydrolase/transferase, which yields MPNAGVGLAPEEETLAEMLKSKGYATQIIGKWHLGNEPEFLPTKQGFDAYYGIPYSNDMWPVGFDGKPAKTDSYVAKYPVLPLLQIKGGQERPDTVMKINNLEDQAVLTEKYTRQAVDFINNNRKKPFFLYLAHSMTHVPIAASKKVQRNLRTRLIWRRDARNR from the coding sequence ATGCCAAATGCAGGGGTTGGTCTAGCACCGGAGGAAGAAACCCTGGCGGAAATGCTGAAAAGTAAAGGTTATGCTACCCAAATCATTGGAAAGTGGCATCTGGGAAATGAGCCTGAATTCCTCCCTACTAAACAGGGTTTTGATGCTTATTATGGGATTCCTTACTCAAATGATATGTGGCCGGTAGGATTTGATGGGAAACCTGCAAAAACTGACAGTTATGTTGCCAAATATCCAGTTTTGCCTTTATTGCAGATCAAGGGAGGTCAGGAAAGACCAGACACAGTCATGAAGATAAATAACTTGGAAGATCAAGCTGTTCTAACAGAAAAATATACTCGACAAGCTGTTGACTTTATCAACAATAACAGGAAAAAGCCATTTTTTCTATACCTAGCACATAGCATGACGCATGTTCCAATTGCTGCTTCCAAAAAAGTTCAGAGGAACCTCAGAACAAGGCTTATTTGGAGACGTGATGCAAGAAATCGATGA
- a CDS encoding sulfatase-like hydrolase/transferase: MNRFLTILFLLSFSSISLGQGKEAQPNIVLVFMDDLGYGDLGVTGALDYHTPVLDRMANNGIRFTNFLVPQAVCSASRAALLTGTYPNRMGISGAFYAKCRGWSSTGGRNPGGNAEK; this comes from the coding sequence ATGAACCGATTCCTTACTATCTTATTTCTTTTATCCTTCTCTTCGATCTCCTTGGGTCAAGGAAAGGAAGCACAACCTAATATTGTCTTGGTATTTATGGATGATTTGGGTTATGGGGATTTGGGGGTTACGGGTGCTTTGGATTACCATACTCCGGTATTGGACCGGATGGCTAATAATGGTATTAGGTTCACGAATTTTTTGGTTCCTCAAGCTGTTTGTTCGGCTTCGAGGGCAGCATTGTTGACGGGTACCTATCCCAATAGGATGGGAATCAGTGGCGCATTTTATGCCAAATGCAGGGGTTGGTCTAGCACCGGAGGAAGAAACCCTGGCGGAAATGCTGAAAAGTAA
- a CDS encoding FKBP-type peptidyl-prolyl cis-trans isomerase has protein sequence MAVENNNVVTLNYVLHTIEDNGEKTFVEQTTTENPLTFLYGVGMMLPKFEENIAGLNAGDKKSFELEAGDAYGERDDRAIAQLPADMFNETGLPPVGEVLPLQDNQGNQFRAVVVEVTPEAVVADLNHPMAGKKLNFDIEILNTREATPEELSHGHAHGADGNEGH, from the coding sequence ATGGCAGTAGAAAACAACAATGTAGTAACATTGAATTATGTTCTTCACACAATTGAAGATAATGGTGAGAAGACATTTGTAGAGCAAACAACAACTGAAAATCCTTTAACTTTTTTATACGGTGTAGGTATGATGCTTCCTAAGTTTGAAGAGAATATCGCTGGATTAAATGCTGGTGACAAGAAATCTTTCGAATTAGAGGCTGGCGATGCTTACGGTGAGCGTGATGATCGTGCTATTGCACAATTACCTGCTGACATGTTCAATGAGACAGGATTACCTCCAGTAGGAGAAGTTCTTCCTTTACAAGACAACCAAGGAAATCAATTCCGCGCTGTAGTAGTTGAAGTAACTCCAGAAGCAGTTGTTGCGGACTTAAACCACCCAATGGCTGGAAAAAAATTAAACTTCGATATCGAAATCTTAAACACTCGTGAAGCAACTCCAGAAGAATTATCTCATGGACACGCTCATGGTGCTGATGGTAACGAAGGTCACTAA
- a CDS encoding thioredoxin domain-containing protein encodes MANKLQGEGSPYLKQHEHNPVHWFPWGDVALRKAKEENKLIIVSIGYSACHWCHVMERESFENDAIAETMNKFFVSIKVDREERPDIDQIYMIAVQLMTNSGGWPLNCICLPDGRPIYGGTYFKPHDWQQVLLQIAQMWEEKPEVAIDYAERLTQGIQQAEKLPIQDIPEQFKLEDILQVVEPWKEQFDPKDGGYTRAPKFPLPNNWIFFLKYGFLNHDQEVLNHVHFTLEKMANGGIYDQIGGGFARYSVDGKWHVPHFEKMLYDNGQLLSLYSEAYQQRPNILYKNVVEETFEWAKREMLNPNGGFYSALDADSEGVEGKFYTFEYDEFDVLEDDAELARNFFNIKKSGNWTEEQINIPFVNSDDLSMISEAGYSEDEWQEHLKDIKSKLLLYRSKRIRPGLDHKQLTTWNALFLKGLVDAYRTFNNQEFLDLAIGIANFIEDKCCQNGRLLHQPSDHNRTIYGFLDDYAFTIEAYISLYEATFDEVWINKAKSYSDTAIPLFYDEKIGTFYYSSSEAEVLIARKSEIMDNVIPASSSTIVRDLYKLGLLFDNSRYTEIADRVFANVFPHIKSYGSAYSNWAIQLLDLHFGVWEIAITGDDGLKWREELDKYYIPNKITLGGTNSKLPLLEHKDGAVLKAYLCQDKTCSLPQPSIANIIELINNKQG; translated from the coding sequence ATGGCAAACAAATTACAAGGAGAGGGTTCACCCTATTTAAAGCAACATGAACATAATCCTGTTCATTGGTTTCCGTGGGGTGATGTGGCGTTAAGGAAGGCAAAGGAAGAAAATAAACTGATCATTGTCAGCATAGGTTATTCCGCCTGTCATTGGTGCCATGTGATGGAACGAGAGAGTTTTGAGAATGATGCGATCGCAGAGACAATGAACAAATTCTTTGTTTCTATTAAGGTTGACCGGGAAGAACGTCCTGATATCGATCAGATTTATATGATAGCGGTTCAGTTGATGACCAATTCTGGTGGATGGCCATTAAATTGCATCTGTTTACCTGATGGTCGCCCTATCTATGGAGGCACTTATTTCAAACCACATGATTGGCAGCAGGTACTGCTTCAGATTGCGCAAATGTGGGAAGAAAAACCCGAGGTAGCGATAGATTATGCCGAGCGCCTTACTCAAGGAATCCAACAGGCCGAGAAACTTCCCATTCAAGATATTCCAGAACAATTTAAACTAGAAGATATTCTACAAGTTGTAGAGCCTTGGAAAGAGCAATTTGACCCTAAAGATGGTGGATATACTCGCGCACCAAAATTTCCACTGCCCAATAATTGGATTTTTTTCCTGAAATACGGTTTTCTGAATCATGATCAAGAGGTATTGAATCATGTCCATTTTACCTTGGAGAAAATGGCAAATGGTGGTATTTACGATCAGATTGGTGGTGGTTTCGCGAGATATTCCGTGGATGGCAAATGGCATGTACCGCACTTCGAAAAAATGCTTTACGACAATGGTCAACTCTTGAGCCTTTACAGTGAGGCATACCAGCAACGTCCAAATATCCTTTATAAGAATGTTGTTGAAGAAACTTTCGAATGGGCAAAAAGAGAGATGTTGAATCCCAATGGAGGATTTTATTCTGCATTGGATGCTGACTCTGAAGGAGTGGAGGGTAAATTCTATACCTTTGAGTATGATGAGTTTGATGTTTTGGAAGATGATGCAGAATTAGCAAGGAATTTCTTCAACATCAAAAAGAGCGGTAACTGGACTGAAGAGCAGATCAATATCCCCTTTGTCAATTCAGACGACTTAAGCATGATTTCTGAAGCTGGCTATTCGGAAGATGAATGGCAGGAGCATTTAAAAGACATAAAATCAAAATTATTGTTGTACAGGTCGAAGAGGATTCGTCCAGGATTAGACCATAAGCAGTTGACCACATGGAATGCATTATTCCTCAAAGGATTGGTTGATGCCTACAGAACTTTCAATAATCAAGAATTCCTAGATCTAGCCATAGGTATCGCAAACTTTATCGAAGATAAATGTTGCCAAAATGGCAGACTTTTACATCAACCCTCAGACCATAATCGAACAATTTACGGTTTTTTGGACGACTATGCATTTACCATTGAGGCTTACATTTCTCTTTATGAAGCGACCTTTGATGAAGTGTGGATAAACAAAGCAAAATCCTACTCAGATACCGCTATACCCCTATTTTATGATGAGAAAATAGGCACATTTTATTATAGCAGTTCCGAGGCAGAAGTATTAATTGCGAGGAAAAGTGAGATTATGGACAATGTTATTCCTGCCTCGAGCTCAACAATTGTCAGGGATTTGTATAAACTCGGCTTATTATTTGATAATAGTAGGTACACGGAAATTGCAGATCGTGTTTTTGCGAATGTATTTCCACACATCAAATCTTATGGTTCCGCCTACTCAAATTGGGCAATCCAATTATTGGATTTACATTTTGGAGTTTGGGAGATTGCAATCACAGGAGACGATGGCCTAAAATGGAGAGAAGAACTTGATAAGTATTACATCCCAAATAAAATCACATTGGGAGGAACAAATAGCAAGCTTCCTTTGTTAGAGCATAAAGACGGTGCTGTCTTAAAAGCATATCTTTGTCAAGATAAGACTTGCAGTCTTCCTCAACCGTCGATTGCAAATATTATAGAATTAATAAATAATAAACAGGGATAG
- a CDS encoding SixA phosphatase family protein, protein MNTLYLIRHAKAEEHTFTKDDFDRDLQQKGIDRANKIANELKKSLHIDEKTLVISSSANRAIQTAEIFCSILGYPIDSIQQTKDIYEAHFTDILKVINTVSNQFDKLLVFGHNPGLSNLTNYLSHSEIDLATSNVSILQLEGDLTFEMLGGGTANLIGLLK, encoded by the coding sequence ATGAATACACTATACCTTATCAGGCACGCTAAAGCAGAGGAGCATACTTTTACAAAGGATGATTTTGACAGGGATTTACAACAAAAAGGGATCGATAGAGCTAATAAAATAGCGAATGAGCTCAAGAAATCTCTTCATATTGATGAGAAGACTTTAGTTATTTCTTCTTCAGCTAACCGTGCGATTCAAACGGCAGAAATTTTTTGTTCAATTTTAGGTTATCCAATTGATTCCATTCAACAGACTAAAGATATTTATGAGGCTCATTTCACGGATATCCTCAAAGTTATCAATACAGTTTCTAACCAATTTGATAAGCTCTTGGTATTTGGTCATAATCCCGGTCTTTCTAACTTGACAAACTATTTAAGTCATTCTGAAATTGATTTAGCGACTTCCAATGTTTCGATCTTACAATTGGAAGGAGACCTTACTTTTGAAATGTTGGGTGGTGGTACTGCGAACCTAATTGGCTTATTAAAATAA
- a CDS encoding glycosyltransferase family 2 protein: MDFEKKISLIVGLKNNLDYTQSFYKRLRELYKEVEVVFVSYGSSDGTHEWLDSLNDRNLKYYYSEESKSLSHTYNKGVEISTSKLISYLHNDIIIGKGFLEELVKSWQKDAVLFYSLVEPPIFADDKRDWKTNIDFGNDLMSFDEKGFDKYVEEEAHKQQNPFETNDESFFICVERKWLIEMGGLDTLFYPMFYEDSDLMVRFYLQNSRFIVVPKAIGYHFVSKTSRHSKEFEKRTKAIEELSFKNFFRKWRCHPNGSFKKAYDLVAVVENATVDGMFEIEPFFAKVYSDLDKKSYVDKYQTTTKIDLSERLESKNKLQKHDIIIYLDERKMKEKDYLRIKNLSDIIARNEIKSKKFIKSLFKDYTKIKTGNISGKINNFRSLEKNFPTVVNQK, encoded by the coding sequence ATGGATTTTGAAAAAAAAATATCGCTAATAGTAGGATTAAAAAATAATTTAGACTACACTCAGTCATTCTACAAAAGATTACGCGAATTATATAAAGAGGTCGAAGTGGTATTTGTCAGTTATGGTAGTAGTGATGGAACCCATGAGTGGTTGGATAGTTTAAATGATAGGAATTTAAAATATTATTATTCCGAAGAGTCCAAGTCACTTTCTCACACTTATAATAAAGGAGTTGAAATATCTACTTCAAAACTAATTAGTTATCTCCATAATGATATCATTATTGGTAAGGGATTTTTGGAGGAATTGGTGAAATCATGGCAAAAGGATGCTGTGCTCTTCTATTCGCTTGTGGAGCCACCAATTTTTGCAGATGATAAAAGAGATTGGAAAACAAATATTGATTTTGGAAATGATTTGATGAGCTTTGATGAGAAAGGCTTTGATAAGTATGTTGAAGAGGAGGCTCATAAGCAGCAAAATCCTTTTGAAACCAATGATGAAAGTTTCTTTATATGCGTAGAGAGAAAATGGCTAATTGAGATGGGGGGCCTAGATACCTTGTTTTATCCAATGTTTTATGAAGACTCGGACCTTATGGTGCGGTTTTATCTTCAAAATTCAAGGTTTATAGTTGTACCAAAAGCTATTGGTTATCATTTTGTCAGCAAAACTTCTAGGCATTCCAAGGAATTTGAAAAAAGGACAAAAGCTATTGAGGAATTGAGTTTTAAGAACTTTTTCAGAAAATGGAGATGCCATCCCAATGGCTCTTTTAAAAAGGCATATGACCTAGTTGCCGTTGTCGAAAATGCAACTGTCGATGGAATGTTTGAAATTGAACCTTTTTTCGCGAAAGTATATTCTGATCTTGATAAAAAAAGTTATGTGGATAAATATCAAACAACCACAAAAATTGATTTAAGTGAAAGATTGGAATCAAAAAATAAACTCCAGAAACATGATATTATAATCTATTTGGATGAGAGAAAAATGAAAGAGAAGGATTACTTGCGGATAAAAAACTTATCTGATATAATTGCAAGAAATGAAATAAAATCAAAAAAATTCATCAAAAGCCTATTTAAAGATTATACGAAAATTAAGACAGGAAATATTTCTGGAAAAATAAATAATTTTCGATCTTTAGAAAAGAATTTTCCAACAGTTGTTAATCAAAAATAA
- a CDS encoding glycosyltransferase: MLIKNKFILVSIFSYLFGKRPSITYAITVCNERLEIKKLLDFLIPRIRQKDEIVVLQDVTNRDEGVSEILSDYGNKIIKAESKLNGDFATFKNQLITLAKCEYLFQVDADELLTDELIKSLPGYLSLKSKYDAFMVSRINTVAGITNDHLQQWNWEMNEDGYINFPDWQTRIFKLNTKCSISWKNKVHEVLTGYKKLGRVKGKKYEMSLIHDKEIKKQESQNAFYDNNF; the protein is encoded by the coding sequence TTGTTAATCAAAAATAAATTTATTCTAGTGTCTATATTTTCATATTTATTTGGCAAACGTCCTTCAATCACATATGCAATTACGGTTTGTAATGAACGATTGGAAATTAAAAAATTATTAGATTTTTTAATACCAAGAATTAGACAGAAGGATGAAATTGTAGTGTTACAAGATGTAACGAATAGAGATGAGGGTGTTTCCGAAATTCTAAGTGATTATGGAAACAAGATTATTAAGGCAGAGTCAAAATTAAATGGAGATTTTGCCACGTTTAAAAATCAATTAATAACATTGGCAAAGTGTGAATATCTATTTCAGGTAGATGCTGATGAACTGCTTACGGATGAACTGATCAAATCTTTGCCAGGATATTTATCACTAAAGTCAAAATACGATGCCTTTATGGTATCTAGGATTAATACAGTAGCGGGAATTACTAATGATCATCTTCAACAATGGAATTGGGAAATGAATGAAGACGGTTACATCAATTTCCCAGATTGGCAAACGCGAATATTTAAACTCAATACAAAATGTTCTATATCATGGAAAAATAAGGTTCATGAAGTGCTTACAGGTTATAAAAAATTAGGACGTGTAAAAGGTAAAAAATATGAGATGTCTCTGATTCATGATAAAGAAATCAAGAAGCAGGAATCTCAAAATGCTTTTTATGACAATAATTTTTAA
- a CDS encoding glycosyltransferase family 2 protein has product MAIQIKKPKTVTVLVSTYNWPEALERCLQTVWEQDRLPDEIIIADDGSEEETRNLIDRLKIQSPVPLIHVWHPDKGFRLSVIRNKAIAVATSEYIIQIDGDILMDSHFISDHLYLVEKNSFLCGSRVWINQEHSKELLNQKGVIKVDRSRFPLSSILNSVRSKFLSKFLADRYKKNQPAILRGCNMSFWKQDILDINGYNESIQGWGSEDSEMAFRLMNKGVKKRFLKFAAVAYHLYHKENNKDNLANNDIILKNTIEEKRIWTEYGINKNNTF; this is encoded by the coding sequence ATGGCCATTCAAATCAAAAAGCCTAAAACTGTAACAGTTTTAGTATCAACTTACAATTGGCCAGAAGCACTTGAGCGTTGTTTACAAACTGTTTGGGAACAAGACCGTTTGCCTGATGAAATCATTATTGCAGATGATGGTTCAGAAGAAGAAACGAGAAATCTTATCGATAGATTAAAAATACAATCTCCAGTACCTTTAATCCATGTATGGCATCCTGACAAAGGATTCAGATTAAGTGTTATTAGAAACAAAGCAATAGCTGTAGCAACATCAGAGTATATAATTCAAATTGATGGAGATATATTAATGGACTCCCATTTTATTTCCGACCACCTTTATTTAGTTGAAAAAAACAGTTTTTTATGCGGGAGTCGTGTGTGGATTAACCAAGAGCATAGCAAGGAATTATTAAATCAAAAAGGTGTCATTAAAGTTGATCGAAGTAGATTCCCTTTGTCGTCAATTTTAAATAGTGTTAGGTCAAAGTTTCTCTCAAAATTTTTGGCAGACCGATATAAGAAAAACCAACCGGCCATTTTAAGAGGTTGCAATATGTCATTCTGGAAACAAGATATTCTCGACATAAATGGATATAATGAGAGTATACAAGGTTGGGGTTCGGAAGATTCGGAAATGGCCTTCCGATTGATGAATAAAGGTGTTAAAAAAAGATTCCTCAAATTTGCTGCTGTTGCTTATCATCTATATCACAAAGAGAATAATAAGGACAACCTGGCAAATAATGACATTATCTTAAAAAATACAATTGAAGAAAAAAGAATCTGGACTGAATATGGAATTAATAAAAATAATACTTTTTAA
- a CDS encoding glycosyltransferase family 2 protein has protein sequence MKMDCTLIIATYNWPGALHLCLKSVEEQTVLPTEVIIADDGSTLETKNLIETLQKSFPIPIVHLWQEDLGFRKTIILNKSFATSKYDYIIQIDGDVFLHKNFIKDHLNAARPNFLLQGSRVMLSNDYSKKLIEELDTNPNLFGWGNKRIENGFRIPIISHYLLNRYKNSYPIYYARGANMSFWKKDIFAVNGYNESYEGWGHEDSDLTLRMMNNGVKKSIVKFAAIVYHLYHTEKKNTFQEERNKEIMEHTLNNNITWTEIGIDKHFCE, from the coding sequence ATGAAAATGGATTGCACCTTAATTATCGCAACTTATAACTGGCCAGGCGCTCTCCACTTATGTTTAAAAAGTGTTGAAGAACAAACTGTTTTGCCTACGGAAGTTATTATCGCTGATGATGGTTCTACACTGGAAACTAAAAATCTAATTGAAACCCTTCAAAAATCTTTTCCTATTCCAATTGTTCATCTTTGGCAGGAAGATTTAGGTTTTAGAAAAACCATCATCTTAAATAAATCATTTGCTACATCTAAATATGATTACATAATTCAAATTGATGGAGATGTTTTTCTGCATAAAAATTTTATTAAAGATCATTTAAATGCTGCCCGTCCAAATTTTTTATTACAAGGAAGCAGGGTCATGTTAAGTAATGATTATTCAAAAAAATTAATTGAGGAACTTGATACAAATCCAAACCTTTTTGGTTGGGGCAATAAAAGAATTGAAAATGGGTTTCGAATTCCCATTATTTCTCATTATTTATTGAATAGATATAAAAATTCTTACCCCATTTATTATGCACGTGGGGCTAATATGTCTTTTTGGAAAAAAGATATATTTGCAGTAAATGGATATAATGAATCTTATGAAGGATGGGGACATGAAGATTCAGACCTTACTTTAAGGATGATGAATAATGGTGTTAAAAAGTCAATCGTTAAATTTGCTGCGATTGTTTACCATCTTTATCACACGGAAAAGAAAAACACATTTCAAGAAGAAAGAAATAAAGAAATCATGGAACATACGCTTAATAATAATATCACTTGGACAGAAATAGGAATAGACAAACATTTTTGCGAATAG
- a CDS encoding glycosyltransferase — translation MEKICFLVCQYGKEVNGGAEYHCRMLAERLVDDYEVDVLTSKTINYSTFEPYYTNEKESLNGVNILRFDCEPYNADVHQNWRKKTKFSRKIRRNLYRLGILETLSNIIPKWDLGIENEEKLLQTHGFYSVKLLKYLEEHKDDYKAIILFSYVYPHTVFGARIAPHKTLLIPTVHNEGDVFRSVHTHVFTSVKHIGFNTEEEKHLTQRIFGKNISPNSILAVGVETEFETEISKDFLEEKFQIPDKYIHYFGRVCGSKMDKLIPWFISYKKKHPSNLKLVLTGRLFQERIEHPDIVFTGFVTDEEKISLIKNATLIVNPSKNESLSLLLLEAMNLGKTVLVNGKSDVLVGHAKKSGHATEAYFNENDFHQKVHKYFSNPDLLEKNKSKAKEYVQNHYSWPLIMERLKNLLKSM, via the coding sequence ATGGAAAAGATTTGTTTTTTAGTTTGTCAGTATGGGAAGGAAGTAAATGGTGGGGCGGAATACCATTGCAGGATGCTAGCAGAACGTTTAGTAGATGATTATGAAGTTGATGTATTGACAAGTAAAACTATAAATTATAGCACATTTGAACCGTATTACACAAATGAAAAAGAATCTTTAAATGGAGTTAACATATTAAGATTTGATTGTGAGCCTTATAATGCTGATGTCCATCAAAATTGGCGCAAAAAAACAAAATTTTCCAGAAAGATAAGAAGAAATTTATATCGATTGGGCATATTGGAGACCCTGTCCAATATTATTCCAAAGTGGGACTTAGGAATTGAAAATGAAGAAAAATTACTTCAAACTCATGGTTTTTATTCTGTAAAACTATTAAAATATCTGGAAGAGCATAAAGATGATTATAAAGCTATTATTTTATTTTCTTATGTATATCCGCATACTGTATTTGGTGCTAGAATAGCACCACACAAAACCCTACTTATACCTACTGTACATAATGAAGGTGATGTATTCCGTTCTGTCCATACTCATGTATTTACATCAGTGAAACATATTGGTTTTAATACGGAGGAAGAAAAACACCTGACTCAGCGTATTTTTGGTAAAAACATATCCCCAAACAGCATACTGGCTGTGGGCGTTGAAACGGAATTTGAAACTGAAATATCTAAAGATTTTTTAGAAGAAAAATTTCAAATCCCAGATAAATATATCCATTATTTTGGGAGAGTATGTGGGTCTAAAATGGATAAACTAATACCATGGTTTATAAGTTATAAAAAGAAACATCCAAGTAACCTAAAACTGGTATTAACTGGGAGATTATTTCAAGAAAGAATTGAACATCCTGATATCGTGTTTACAGGTTTTGTCACTGATGAGGAAAAGATTTCTTTGATAAAAAATGCAACACTAATTGTAAACCCATCTAAAAATGAAAGTTTGTCTTTACTGTTATTAGAAGCAATGAATTTGGGGAAAACTGTTTTAGTAAATGGTAAATCTGATGTTTTAGTTGGACATGCTAAGAAAAGTGGACACGCAACAGAAGCCTATTTCAATGAAAACGATTTCCATCAAAAAGTCCATAAATATTTTTCCAATCCTGACCTTCTTGAGAAAAACAAATCCAAAGCTAAGGAATATGTTCAAAACCATTATTCATGGCCTTTAATTATGGAAAGATTGAAAAATCTTCTCAAATCCATGTAA
- a CDS encoding glycosyltransferase family 9 protein, translating to MKRILVTRFSAMGDVAMVASVLREFQDQHTDTEIIMVSRPLFSAFFDGIPRLKFHQFDPKYKHRGMSGLVKLFKELKPYGAIQVADLHNNLRSRFLDILFRTAGYQVKILDKGRPEKKALTRQQNKVFKQLKLTTERYADVFRALGYPVKLKHHLEKQHRLIPSGMMPILASNSKKIGISAFAQHPFKVLSMEKMTEIIKYLSDLGTQVVLFGGGQAEKDITEEWARKFPNVHSVVGKYKLGEELDIIAHLDLMISMDSSGMHMASLMGVPCISIWGATHPFAGFLGYGQKMEDCVQVEHPNRPNSVYGNKSCLCDGVEAIDLVTSEMVIEKVKAKLDFE from the coding sequence ATGAAGCGGATCTTGGTCACTAGATTTTCTGCCATGGGTGATGTAGCCATGGTTGCATCGGTATTGAGAGAGTTTCAAGATCAACATACAGACACGGAAATTATCATGGTTTCGCGCCCTTTATTTTCTGCGTTTTTTGATGGGATTCCGCGTTTGAAATTTCACCAATTTGACCCTAAATACAAACATAGAGGCATGTCTGGGCTGGTGAAATTATTCAAAGAATTGAAACCGTATGGAGCAATACAAGTGGCTGACCTCCATAATAACCTAAGGTCAAGGTTTTTGGATATACTTTTCAGAACAGCGGGTTACCAAGTGAAAATCCTAGACAAGGGTAGACCTGAGAAAAAAGCCTTAACAAGGCAACAGAACAAAGTATTCAAACAACTCAAACTTACTACAGAGCGATACGCCGATGTATTCAGAGCTTTGGGATATCCAGTTAAACTTAAACATCATTTAGAAAAACAACATCGCCTCATTCCTTCAGGTATGATGCCTATATTAGCTTCAAACTCTAAAAAAATAGGTATTTCAGCTTTCGCTCAACATCCATTTAAGGTTTTATCTATGGAGAAAATGACCGAGATAATCAAATATTTGTCCGACCTTGGTACTCAGGTGGTTTTATTTGGAGGTGGTCAAGCTGAAAAAGATATCACTGAAGAATGGGCAAGGAAATTTCCAAACGTTCATTCTGTGGTTGGGAAATATAAACTGGGTGAAGAGCTTGATATTATTGCACATCTGGATTTAATGATCAGTATGGACAGCTCAGGAATGCATATGGCATCCTTAATGGGAGTTCCTTGCATATCCATCTGGGGCGCAACACATCCGTTTGCGGGATTCCTTGGCTATGGCCAAAAAATGGAAGACTGTGTCCAAGTGGAACACCCCAATAGACCAAATTCGGTTTATGGAAATAAATCATGCTTGTGTGATGGAGTAGAGGCCATAGACCTCGTAACTAGTGAGATGGTGATTGAGAAAGTGAAAGCTAAATTAGATTTTGAGTAG
- a CDS encoding DUF4254 domain-containing protein — MISAIANNIFQKVIEDYHVHDKIDQPIANPYGRESLEHLLYLKCWIDTAQWHMEDVIRNPNIDPREGLYWKRRIDRQNQERTDTVEFIDSYYLQKFADVVALPDAKINSESPAWAIDRLSILALKIYHMNLETLRTDVSNAHLESCQEKLQILLEQRKDLSQSIDELLADIETGKKYMKVYKQMKMYNDPNLNPVLYGAQK, encoded by the coding sequence ATGATCAGTGCTATAGCAAACAATATTTTTCAGAAGGTAATTGAAGATTACCACGTTCATGATAAGATTGACCAGCCGATTGCCAATCCATATGGTCGGGAGAGTTTGGAGCATTTACTTTACCTTAAATGCTGGATAGACACAGCACAGTGGCATATGGAGGATGTTATCCGAAACCCAAATATTGACCCTCGGGAAGGACTTTATTGGAAGCGAAGGATCGACCGCCAAAATCAAGAACGCACGGATACTGTTGAGTTTATTGACAGCTATTATCTTCAGAAATTTGCTGATGTTGTGGCATTACCTGATGCCAAGATCAATTCTGAAAGTCCTGCATGGGCAATTGACAGGCTATCAATCTTAGCTCTTAAGATCTACCACATGAACTTGGAAACCTTGCGTACAGATGTTTCGAATGCTCATCTTGAAAGTTGCCAAGAGAAACTTCAAATCCTGCTGGAACAAAGAAAGGATCTATCTCAAAGTATTGACGAGTTGTTGGCAGATATTGAAACAGGTAAAAAATATATGAAGGTCTACAAACAGATGAAAATGTACAACGACCCTAATTTAAACCCCGTACTTTACGGAGCTCAAAAGTAA